Part of the candidate division WOR-3 bacterium genome, TAAAGAAATATTAAATACAAATAGTTTAACTATGTCAAGGTTTATCAATTTTATTTGATGAAGCTTCACAAAAAAGTTGCTTAAATTTTAGTTTTATTAAATAAAGAAGTTTTTTTAGTCGCATAAAGTCTTTTATTCTTACGTCTTCAGCTCTTTTTTCTTCGCGGCGGGGAAGAGGACGTTGTTGAGAATCAGCCTGTAGCCGGGCGAATTCGGAAAAAACCTCAGGTCGGTCGGGGGATCTCCGACGTAATGGGCGAAATCCTCGGGGTCGTGCCCGCCCAAATAAGCGAAACTTCCCTGACCAAGGTTGCCGCTGATGTATTTGATTTCATCCGCTCCGGGTACGTCCCCGAGAACCGTAATCTCCTGCCTGACACATTGACGCCTGAAACCGGTGCACTGGCCCAAAAACTCCCTTACAACCCCTACATGGTTCTGGACGAGCATAGCTGGGACAGGATCTTCTTTAGCATTGAACTCGTAGAGCGCGAAAAACACGCCCTCACCCCTCAGGTGGGCTTCCTGTGACACGTCTATAGTAGAATGCTCGTAGATGCCTGGGTCTTGAATGATATCGTAGTTTGTAAACGCCGGTGACCTAGTCGTATCGGGTCCGTAAGGGCCTGACGGATCTCCGTCGAAAGGGGATTCGACCACATCCCTTCCATAGCTGGCAATGGCAATTTCCCACGTGTCAGTCGCCGAGCACATCGCGAAAAGGTACCCGCCGTTTTCGACGTATTCGTAGAGCTTTCTCGCGACTTCGTGCTTTAATTCCCATACTTTTGAAAAACCGAGATTTCCGGCGGTCTCTTCGTTGAACTCGACCTGATCTTTGTACCATTGTGTGTTTCTGTAAGAAGCCCAGAATTTGCCGTACTGGCCTGTAAAATCCTCGTGGTGAAGATGAACCCACTCGTATTCAGAGAGTTTTCCTTCTATTACTTCCCTATCCCATATCCTGTCGTATGTTATTCCGGCGTAGTCCAGCGCGAGGACTACGGCGTCGTCCCAGGGTTGTGCGGTTGGAGTTTGATAGACAGCGACTTTCGGAGCCTTTTGAAGCAAAATCACATCCGCGTTTGAACGCTCAATTTCGGATTTGATCAGTGCTTCTACCTCCGGGGAAATGACCGCATAGACAACCCCGGAAATTTTCAGGTCTTCCTCTATTTGCGGATTGTCCTCCATTATGAAACTGCCGCTCCGGTAATTCACAAGCCACTCCACCGAAAGACCGACTTCAAGAGACCTGTAGGCGACACCGTAGGCTTTTAGGTGGTTTGTCTGTGACAAATCCATCGGAACAAATATTCTTGAAGACAGGCAAGCGCAAAAAACGAAAATATTCATGCGTTTCCTTTGTCC contains:
- a CDS encoding asparagine synthetase B, yielding MNIFVFCACLSSRIFVPMDLSQTNHLKAYGVAYRSLEVGLSVEWLVNYRSGSFIMEDNPQIEEDLKISGVVYAVISPEVEALIKSEIERSNADVILLQKAPKVAVYQTPTAQPWDDAVVLALDYAGITYDRIWDREVIEGKLSEYEWVHLHHEDFTGQYGKFWASYRNTQWYKDQVEFNEETAGNLGFSKVWELKHEVARKLYEYVENGGYLFAMCSATDTWEIAIASYGRDVVESPFDGDPSGPYGPDTTRSPAFTNYDIIQDPGIYEHSTIDVSQEAHLRGEGVFFALYEFNAKEDPVPAMLVQNHVGVVREFLGQCTGFRRQCVRQEITVLGDVPGADEIKYISGNLGQGSFAYLGGHDPEDFAHYVGDPPTDLRFFPNSPGYRLILNNVLFPAAKKKELKT